The Streptomyces sp. SS1-1 genome has a segment encoding these proteins:
- the panB gene encoding 3-methyl-2-oxobutanoate hydroxymethyltransferase gives MTQLSAAQTPQAKPSDAGKALYGGKSTRRITVRDIALAKERGEKWPMLTAYDAMTASVFDEAGIPVMLVGDSAGNCHLGYETTVPVTLDEMTMLSAAVVRGTSRALIVGDLPFGSYQEGPVQALRSATRLVKEAGVGAVKLEGGERSHRQIELLVESGIPVMAHIGLTPQSVNAMGYRVQGRGEEAAAQLLRDAKAVQDAGAFAVVLELVPAELAAEVTRVLHIPTVGIGAGPETDAQVLVWTDMMGLTGGRVPKFVQQYADLRRVMGDAAKAFAEDVVGGTFPSEAHSVH, from the coding sequence ATGACGCAGCTCTCGGCTGCCCAGACGCCTCAGGCGAAGCCCTCCGACGCCGGGAAGGCGCTGTACGGAGGCAAGAGCACCCGCCGCATCACCGTCCGCGACATCGCCCTCGCCAAGGAGCGCGGCGAGAAGTGGCCCATGCTCACCGCGTACGACGCGATGACCGCGTCCGTGTTCGACGAGGCCGGCATCCCGGTGATGCTCGTCGGCGACTCCGCGGGCAACTGCCACCTCGGCTACGAGACCACCGTGCCCGTCACCCTCGACGAGATGACCATGCTGTCGGCGGCCGTCGTCCGGGGCACCTCGCGCGCCCTGATCGTCGGCGACCTGCCCTTCGGCTCCTACCAGGAGGGCCCGGTGCAGGCGCTGCGCTCGGCGACCCGGCTGGTCAAGGAGGCCGGCGTCGGCGCGGTCAAGCTGGAGGGCGGCGAGCGCTCGCACCGCCAGATCGAGCTGCTCGTCGAGTCCGGCATCCCCGTGATGGCGCACATCGGCCTGACCCCGCAGTCCGTCAACGCCATGGGCTACCGCGTCCAGGGCCGCGGCGAGGAGGCCGCCGCGCAGCTCCTGCGGGACGCCAAGGCCGTCCAGGACGCCGGCGCCTTCGCGGTCGTCCTGGAGCTGGTGCCGGCCGAGCTGGCCGCCGAGGTCACCCGCGTCCTGCACATCCCGACCGTCGGCATCGGCGCCGGCCCCGAGACCGACGCCCAGGTCCTCGTGTGGACCGACATGATGGGCCTGACCGGCGGCCGCGTACCGAAGTTCGTCCAGCAGTACGCCGACCTGCGCCGGGTCATGGGCGACGCTGCCAAGGCGTTCGCCGAGGACGTCGTCGGCGGGACCTTCCCGAGCGAGGCGCACTCCG